The region TAACAAATAATCTTTTATTGTTGTTAAAGGCTTCTTTAAAAGCAAGACTAGCATTTAGCCTTGGGCAACACTTCTGTGAAGcaaccagagaaaaaaaactatagcGTGACAAAACGAGCTACAGAAGAGGTACAGACAGGGAATGATGTTGACGTTAGCAGTGTTCACAGAGGAACGGCCCAGTTGTGGCGAGCCACCATCATGGCACGCTTCAGCTGCTCGTAAGTGACGAACATCACCACGTTCCAGGACCCCAGCCTCAGGAAAGAGGGCATGAACCTGGCGAGTTAAAGAATAATTAATTCGTTAATTTCTCACCAAGGACGATTATCCAAAATAAACAGTCAAGCCAAGTAGTTGTACCTTACCCCTTGTAGAAGGCAGTGGGCCCCTCCTTTGTAATCATTGTGAGGGCACAGTTTAAGGCACTGCGGTACTGGCCTCGGGCAGAGTTCATGTATCTTGTCTTCACCACATCCACAGGGGAGGCAATAATGGTGGTACAAAAGCCTGCTCCAAATGCAGACGTAAAGTGGCAGGGAAGGTCATCTGTAAAAATGCACAACATGCATcactttaaatagatttaagcTTAAGGTCAAGATGTTAACTGCATCTGGACGCCAGCAAGCATATCTCCAGTTCCCATTCTGCTGATAGAGGTGTGATAACCCACTCATgtgatataaaatataacaaaatgaaGGTTGGTTTTCCCTGGGGATTTCTCAAATGCTGCGTGGTTGGAGGGGACGGCATACCAGTCATTGGAGTGGTTTTCAGGAGAGCATCTTTGATGAGATCGTAAGTCACCAGCTCCGTGCAGTTCACAATAGCATTGCGGGCAACGTTGGGCCCAGTTCCTGGAAGACAGCAGAGACGTGTAAGCAAAACAATGTGGGAAATCACACTGGGTTGCGTATTGTGCTTTATTACTTTTAAGACCACTGCTAAGTGTGAAATGTAGAGTACAGTATCAACGTGGCCCCTGGTTCAGTCTTTGCGAGCAGAAACTGTCTGCTCAATAACACCAGATCAGAAAACCTGCCCAgatttttcagtacaaacaaaTGGCCTCCCAGAAACGCACCTTTCCACAGTCCGCGCATGCCTTCCTCCCTGGCAATAGTCCGATAGGCATGCATGGTGCTCTGGTAACGTTTGCTAGCACCTGTGGTGCTGGCCTGTGCCTGGAATCGGACCTTCACCACATCTGTAGGCTGAGCCACGGCAACTGCCATGGCTCCTGTGGTGCAGCCTGCCAGCAGGCGACTGCCAATCCCAGCATCTGGAAAACAGATACAAGTCTACTGTTGGCAACTGGAACTTCACTAATGCCCTGTAGTTATACCTTACAAGCCCAGCCCAGTTAGTGATAGTACAAATGAATTTTACTTCAATGTATTTGCACTCACTTAGCTAGTAATGATTGACAGGTGTAAACCAACTCCTGTGAACTTACGCTCAGATCCCTTGGTGTAGAACTGCTTGACGGAGTCGTAGAGCCCAATACGGACTGAGGCGAAGCTCATCTGTCTCTGCAGCCCTGCCACCAGCCCTTTGTACAGACTCCTGGCCCCCTCTGTACGCACCATGGTGGTGATGGTGCCAAACACACCGTGGTACCGTGTCACCTTgacaccaccaccagcagcttTGGCTTCACCCTGGATCTGTATAGAACAAAAGGGGCATGGAGAGGCTTTACAGAGACTTGAAGGGGCAGGAGAAGGGCTTGCCTAGCCCACTGCAGCAACAGTTTCCATGGCTCAAGATCTTGGGACTGTGGACTCCTATGGCATAACCACCAAGTGGAGAGTTGAAAGAGAGATACACAGAGAGATACACAGAAGACTTGATCAGTAAAAGTGGACTTggttgtaattaaaatgaaacatttctatttttcatttcattgaattaaaatgaacattctgCATGCACTAAAGAATGAGAATAGTTTtcttttacataatgctgatgtCAGAATGATTTAGAAATactaaaagaacattttttttccccccaaaataacCCAGCTGACTGACAAAATAGAGTCTGTGACCACTAGGTCATGTAAATATActcatgaaatacattttggatttagagtgaatatttttgaataaaaataaaacttatgtAAAAAATGGTCCTCATAGGCTTGGAGGCACTCTAACCTGCAGCCTGACTTTGGCTGTATCCAGTGGAAAGGTGAAGAGGTCAGCGATGCAAGCTGCCGTTCCTGCCCCAAGGAACTTCACAGTGGCTGTGGGGGGCATATCAACTGGTCCAAATCCAACCATTTTTTCACCGAAATTACAGGAGCGCAGAGATCAAACCAATGGCTGGTGTTTTGTGGTGAAAACAAGGCAGATGAACGCTACCCAGttctaaaacagaaaaataaattatggtaAGAACAGATCCTGTGCCTGACGGCAGTGACAAAACACTGCTTCGTTGAGAAAAAAATTGTAGGTGATAACAGCAAatcattttacagtgtaaatggttgcataatattaaaatatacatgttAATATTGCaaattgtaaatattgtaatcTACTGCACAAAATTGGTTGTAGCCTATTCACAGTGCAAACTGTATAAAGCCTTTATGCTAGATGCGGAAAACAGCTCTCCAGCAACAGAGGTGTGACGTGTTAGTGGCCTCAGCACAGACTGTTCTCAGTGGGGGATGGGTTGTGGGGGACGGATATGTTAAACACGGAACAAGATATTTCGTTTGACCAAAGTACTTCGTGGAACTGAGCCTGCACTCATTGGCTTCCCAACTGTTTGTACGCCTCAAACATAATTAAACAGTGTTCTGTCGTACGGATGTACCACGTTTGCTCATAAGGTTTTGTGTTCCAAAAAAGACAATGGCTGTTTGTACCAACTCACTAACCACGTGACACTAATTATGTAATCGACCCCCGGTATACCCCCCTGGTATGTTTCCAAAAGTTTTGTCTATTTTACTTAAAATCAATTAAGAATAAAGACGTTTAAAATTTTATTCCATACATGG is a window of Anguilla rostrata isolate EN2019 chromosome 9, ASM1855537v3, whole genome shotgun sequence DNA encoding:
- the ucp2 gene encoding mitochondrial uncoupling protein 2, with the translated sequence MVGFGPVDMPPTATVKFLGAGTAACIADLFTFPLDTAKVRLQIQGEAKAAGGGVKVTRYHGVFGTITTMVRTEGARSLYKGLVAGLQRQMSFASVRIGLYDSVKQFYTKGSEHAGIGSRLLAGCTTGAMAVAVAQPTDVVKVRFQAQASTTGASKRYQSTMHAYRTIAREEGMRGLWKGTGPNVARNAIVNCTELVTYDLIKDALLKTTPMTDDLPCHFTSAFGAGFCTTIIASPVDVVKTRYMNSARGQYRSALNCALTMITKEGPTAFYKGFMPSFLRLGSWNVVMFVTYEQLKRAMMVARHNWAVPL